One part of the Desulfonema ishimotonii genome encodes these proteins:
- the radA gene encoding DNA repair protein RadA, with product MSRLRCMGYPDRRSRAKGRRSGGGGHFAAARNGPVPIDTIDLKDEIRTTTGIQEFDRVLGGGLVAGSLVLIGGDPGIGKSTLMLQALYGLSRQGRRVLYVSGEESVRQIRLRSQRLETVSSTLLVVSEVDMDIIMDMVASEKPDVLVVDSIQTMFNSELSSAPGSVTQVRESAMRLMLMSKRSGIPTFIVGHVTKEGAIAGPRLLEHMVDTVLYFEGDRSHVFRILRAVKNRFGSTNEIGVFEMKEKGLDQVSNPSAVFLSERPASAPGSVVTASMEGSRPILIELQALASSTTFGTPRRTILGLDPNRVALLVAVMEKKLGLHLMGHDIFMNVAGGVKVDEPGLDMGIIAAIASSFLDRPVPEGHIVLGEVGLTGEVRAISHVETRVAEMKKMGFTRCLVPESNLKRMSAISGIEVLGIRNVDQAVEMLF from the coding sequence GTGTCCCGACTGCGGTGCATGGGATACCCTGACAGAAGAAGCAGAGCCAAAGGCAGGCGGTCCGGGGGCGGGGGGCATTTTGCCGCCGCCAGAAACGGACCGGTTCCCATTGACACCATTGACCTGAAGGATGAAATTCGCACCACCACCGGGATTCAGGAATTTGACCGGGTGCTGGGGGGCGGACTGGTTGCCGGTTCCCTGGTACTCATCGGCGGTGATCCGGGGATCGGAAAATCGACGCTCATGCTCCAGGCCCTTTATGGGCTGTCCCGGCAGGGCCGCCGTGTACTGTATGTGTCCGGCGAGGAGTCGGTCCGGCAGATCCGGCTGCGGAGCCAGCGGCTGGAAACGGTGTCGTCCACCCTCCTGGTTGTGTCCGAAGTCGATATGGATATCATCATGGACATGGTCGCATCGGAGAAACCCGATGTGCTGGTGGTGGATTCGATTCAGACCATGTTCAACAGCGAACTCTCCTCGGCCCCCGGCAGCGTCACCCAGGTGCGTGAATCGGCCATGCGGCTGATGCTCATGTCCAAAAGAAGCGGCATCCCCACCTTTATTGTGGGCCATGTGACCAAGGAGGGGGCCATTGCCGGTCCGAGACTGCTGGAGCATATGGTGGATACGGTTCTCTATTTTGAGGGGGACCGGAGTCATGTTTTCCGAATCCTGCGGGCGGTGAAAAACCGCTTCGGTTCCACCAACGAGATCGGCGTGTTCGAGATGAAAGAGAAGGGGCTGGACCAGGTCTCCAACCCGTCGGCGGTCTTTCTGTCGGAGCGCCCGGCCAGCGCGCCCGGATCGGTGGTCACGGCCAGCATGGAGGGGTCACGGCCCATCCTGATCGAACTCCAGGCCCTTGCCAGCAGCACGACCTTCGGCACGCCCCGCCGGACCATTCTGGGGCTGGACCCGAACCGGGTGGCCCTGCTGGTGGCGGTTATGGAAAAAAAGCTGGGACTGCACCTCATGGGCCATGATATTTTCATGAACGTGGCCGGGGGCGTGAAGGTGGACGAGCCGGGGCTCGATATGGGCATTATTGCGGCGATTGCCTCCAGCTTTCTGGACCGGCCCGTGCCCGAAGGCCATATCGTTCTGGGCGAGGTGGGGCTTACCGGCGAGGTCCGGGCCATCAGCCATGTGGAAACCCGCGTGGCGGAAATGAAAAAAATGGGCTTCACCCGCTGTCTGGTCCCCGAAAGCAACCTGAAGCGGATGTCGGCCATCAGCGGTATTGAGGTGCTGGGGATAAGAAACGTGGATCAGGCGGTTGAGATGCTGTTCTGA
- the guaA gene encoding glutamine-hydrolyzing GMP synthase translates to MILIIDFGSQFNQLIARRVRECRVYCQIAPPTITADEVRALAPQGIILSGGPSSIYEKNSPKADAEIFKLGIPVLGICYGMQLMIHSLGGEVESAGKAEYGFAELGITAKNGLFKGLKAKSTQCWMSHGDSPKTLPPGFDIIGSTENTEIAAIANAAEKFYGFQFHPEVEHTPDGKKMIRNFLFDVCGCKRTWTMKSFARDQIEEIRETVGDKKVILGLSGGVDSSVTALLIHRAIGKNLTCIFVDNGLLRKDEAKQLKIRLKQHLDINIRFVSASARFLKALSKVASPERKRKIIGKVFMDVFEEEAKKIRDAEFLAQGTLYPDIIESMSAFGGPTSVIKSHHNVGGLPKNMKLKLIEPLKYLFKDEVRLLGEELGLDEDLVWRQPFPGPGLAIRVLGEVTRPRLSVLREADAVLLEEIRKSGYYRKLWQSFAVLLPIKSVGVMGDKRTYENILAIRAVTSRDAMTADWAKLPHSLLGIISNRIINEVKGVNRVVYDISSKPPATIEWE, encoded by the coding sequence ATGATACTTATTATAGATTTCGGTTCTCAGTTCAACCAGCTCATTGCCAGACGGGTGCGGGAGTGCCGCGTCTATTGCCAGATCGCGCCGCCGACCATTACCGCAGACGAGGTTCGGGCGCTTGCGCCGCAGGGCATTATTCTCTCCGGCGGACCGTCAAGCATTTACGAAAAAAACAGCCCCAAGGCTGATGCGGAAATTTTCAAGCTTGGCATTCCGGTGCTGGGCATCTGCTACGGGATGCAGCTTATGATCCATTCGCTGGGCGGAGAAGTGGAAAGCGCGGGAAAGGCCGAATACGGGTTTGCCGAACTGGGCATTACAGCGAAGAACGGGCTTTTCAAGGGCCTTAAAGCCAAATCCACCCAGTGCTGGATGAGCCACGGCGATTCCCCCAAAACCCTGCCGCCGGGATTTGACATCATCGGGTCAACCGAAAATACTGAAATCGCGGCCATTGCCAATGCGGCGGAAAAATTTTACGGGTTTCAGTTCCACCCCGAGGTCGAGCACACGCCTGATGGGAAGAAAATGATCAGAAATTTCCTGTTCGATGTCTGCGGGTGCAAGCGGACCTGGACCATGAAATCCTTTGCCAGAGACCAGATCGAGGAGATCCGGGAGACCGTCGGCGACAAAAAGGTGATTCTCGGCCTCAGCGGCGGTGTGGATTCCTCTGTGACGGCCCTTCTGATCCACAGGGCCATCGGCAAAAATCTGACCTGCATTTTTGTGGACAACGGCCTGTTGCGCAAGGATGAGGCCAAACAGCTCAAAATCCGGCTCAAACAGCATCTCGATATCAACATCCGCTTTGTCAGCGCCTCCGCAAGATTTCTGAAGGCGCTCTCCAAGGTTGCAAGCCCCGAAAGAAAGCGGAAGATCATCGGCAAGGTCTTTATGGATGTTTTTGAGGAAGAGGCCAAAAAGATCAGAGACGCGGAATTTCTGGCTCAGGGAACCCTCTACCCGGACATTATCGAATCCATGTCGGCCTTTGGCGGACCGACGTCGGTCATCAAATCCCACCACAATGTGGGCGGCCTGCCCAAAAATATGAAGCTGAAGCTCATCGAGCCCCTGAAATATCTGTTCAAGGATGAGGTCCGTCTGCTGGGCGAGGAACTGGGACTGGATGAGGATCTGGTCTGGCGTCAGCCCTTTCCGGGGCCGGGCCTTGCCATACGGGTGCTGGGCGAGGTGACCCGCCCACGGCTCAGTGTCCTGCGGGAAGCCGATGCTGTTTTGCTTGAAGAAATCCGGAAGAGCGGATATTATCGCAAATTATGGCAATCTTTTGCCGTTCTGCTGCCGATCAAGAGCGTGGGGGTCATGGGCGACAAGCGGACCTATGAGAATATCCTGGCCATCCGGGCTGTCACCAGCAGGGACGCCATGACCGCCGACTGGGCCAAACTGCCGCACAGCCTCCTCGGCATCATCTCCAACCGGATTATCAACGAGGTAAAGGGGGTGAACCGTGTCGTTTACGACATCAGTTCCAAGCCCCCGGCTACCATTGAATGGGAATAA
- a CDS encoding PLDc N-terminal domain-containing protein, translating to MDMHTITVMAVIGLVFLLVTWMAVIDIATKEFSSQGVRIGWGITVALVPFIGCLLYFLFGFRKGVRKEKNAGI from the coding sequence ATGGATATGCACACCATAACGGTTATGGCCGTCATAGGCCTTGTCTTTTTGCTGGTAACGTGGATGGCGGTTATTGACATCGCCACCAAGGAATTTTCTTCCCAGGGCGTCAGAATCGGCTGGGGGATCACAGTGGCGCTGGTCCCTTTTATCGGGTGTCTGCTCTACTTCCTGTTCGGGTTCAGAAAAGGGGTGCGGAAAGAAAAAAATGCGGGAATCTGA
- a CDS encoding transposase family protein has translation MLTYEKLSRKPGTFRRLTGVSVGVFSEMAGKVGPLWEKRRNNYDRGGRNHALPGVENHLLAMLIYHSCYVTYEFMGFFFDCDETTVMRAVRRIEKMAIRVIHIEKKREISASGTEYLIPDATEQPVQRPKKKQRKSYSGKKKGHTQKMRLITDQEGKIRAVSGTYPGRTHDFTIYKKQKGRDRFPGVPKKADNGYQGIRKYDRNAQIPYKKPRGGELTAEQKDFNRRLSKKRIRVGNTIREIKIFRIMSDTYRDRRRGHNLRANIIAGMVNMKMTERELRKAA, from the coding sequence GTGCTGACATATGAGAAATTATCACGAAAGCCCGGCACATTCAGGCGGCTGACCGGAGTCAGTGTCGGTGTTTTTTCCGAAATGGCCGGAAAAGTCGGCCCGCTGTGGGAAAAAAGGCGGAACAACTATGACAGGGGCGGCAGAAATCATGCCTTGCCCGGTGTTGAAAACCACCTCCTCGCCATGCTGATTTACCACAGCTGTTATGTGACTTACGAATTTATGGGATTTTTCTTTGATTGTGACGAAACCACCGTGATGCGGGCGGTAAGGCGGATTGAAAAGATGGCCATCCGGGTGATTCATATTGAGAAAAAACGTGAGATCTCCGCTTCGGGCACCGAATATCTCATACCTGACGCGACAGAGCAGCCCGTACAGCGCCCGAAAAAGAAACAGCGGAAATCTTACAGCGGCAAAAAAAAAGGGCACACTCAGAAAATGCGGCTCATCACCGACCAGGAGGGGAAAATCCGCGCGGTATCCGGGACATATCCTGGCAGAACCCATGATTTCACCATTTATAAAAAGCAGAAGGGGAGAGACCGTTTTCCCGGGGTTCCGAAGAAGGCCGACAACGGCTATCAGGGGATACGGAAATATGACAGAAATGCTCAGATTCCTTATAAAAAACCCCGGGGCGGAGAGCTGACCGCCGAACAGAAAGATTTCAACCGGAGACTTTCAAAAAAACGTATAAGGGTGGGGAACACGATAAGAGAGATAAAAATATTTAGAATAATGTCAGATACTTATAGAGACAGGCGAAGAGGTCACAATCTCCGGGCCAACATCATAGCGGGAATGGTGAACATGAAAATGACAGAAAGAGAGCTTCGGAAAGCCGCATGA
- a CDS encoding lytic murein transglycosylase, producing the protein MNRHLQQIRIGLLFLVIIMFSAGTGAGSLWAAQEPFDYFGSLQKRLIRDGFSTARVQALYQNPAITFDTRGVSLYFVHNESKLNYDQFLESGPIRRAKQYMADHKTALTDAEKGYGVSRHVITAIMLVETRLGTYVGNRKVISTLSTMAALEDKAVKTRLWKQLEGETHLSYSAFNTRAGKKSGWAYRELKAFLKYAAREKVNPVNVTGSYAGAMGYCQFMPSNALTLARDGNRDGRIDLFSHADAIMSIANYLNHYGWYAGIGEKEAFQVVYHYNHSKYYVRTVLKIVKRLKG; encoded by the coding sequence ATGAACAGACATTTACAGCAGATTCGAATCGGCCTTCTCTTTTTGGTCATTATCATGTTTTCTGCGGGCACGGGAGCAGGCAGCCTGTGGGCCGCACAGGAGCCGTTTGATTATTTCGGCTCCCTTCAAAAGCGGCTGATCCGGGACGGTTTCAGCACAGCCCGTGTTCAGGCGCTCTACCAGAACCCGGCCATCACCTTTGACACCCGCGGGGTGTCGCTCTATTTTGTCCACAATGAGAGCAAGCTGAACTATGACCAGTTCCTTGAATCCGGCCCGATCCGCAGGGCAAAACAGTATATGGCGGACCACAAAACAGCCCTGACAGACGCGGAAAAGGGGTATGGGGTGAGCCGGCATGTGATTACGGCCATCATGCTGGTGGAAACCCGTCTGGGCACATATGTGGGCAACCGGAAAGTGATCAGCACCCTCTCCACAATGGCGGCACTGGAGGATAAGGCGGTGAAAACCCGGCTGTGGAAACAGCTTGAGGGGGAAACGCACCTGTCCTATTCGGCGTTCAACACCAGGGCCGGTAAAAAATCCGGGTGGGCGTACCGGGAGTTAAAGGCGTTTCTGAAATACGCCGCGCGGGAGAAGGTGAATCCCGTGAACGTCACCGGCTCTTATGCCGGGGCAATGGGGTACTGCCAGTTCATGCCGAGCAATGCCCTGACCCTTGCCAGGGACGGAAACCGGGACGGGCGCATCGACCTGTTCAGCCATGCCGATGCGATTATGAGTATTGCCAATTACCTGAACCACTACGGATGGTATGCCGGGATCGGTGAAAAGGAGGCGTTTCAGGTGGTTTATCATTATAATCACAGCAAGTATTATGTCCGTACCGTACTGAAAATTGTCAAACGTCTGAAAGGTTGA
- a CDS encoding choice-of-anchor O protein — translation MKVRILAIVSMMLVTVSAFADDGELFRRNVSKTPDLETEHAYIKMLELYVPAQKSDGTLLEKIEYKDAEGAIADERTMAKPLIAFYQDGLTVPVPDVGFPGHNHHDIYGAVSLDDGATWKRTNLSKSGDLSSFTLKDGTKYPGGVVRLFAASAGKKVLAVWASRYARGGSPNYAMDDTQRGALATYLGIDVEDLYLNDLFGVSGSQGSSDFADEGYPTVGEVPYCALWTARGTLEEVLDENGTATHKIVWRKAERLTSGVRDAHRMEAAAVEGAGFIVTWQEDPEGLRPGKGEGPGEGWSGAIAHHQTDIWYSYISWDNFDFVSEDGSYSSPISLAEYEKTTIPSVGIPMSIPVRITDNAMCQNGVDNEDDLYCSADFNGNGAADFCASTVTVTIETPEGPVQDIELCVTENGRLLRGNIAATRARVNLQGYDSDDDGVNDSAWVVVAYEESKGLGEEEDLDPNDLIEKVDMGKNIWYHTFDMFTPELVSQGMILNQPAVYPDDWTVVGGRLKENNDWGYRFMQIDPDPIYEEQASLESTLYQAEIARRFSLISQSAAEAGPSGTVAFAMWKQGIIRQGGPADVMARRFVLPDDFNPAEDNPFDYANMECGTWAFPLDADGKPTNPRYVKGLCVESAINLSGTSIVTCDTGSEDCAADFPWNEYFDDIAGGTVLAKMTEWSQSGPDFNADISIDNIGNLDDTTWENPYEVAKGHRGFMSGDFIMVLYAWSPNWLANTVGHDTYNLYVRRSFDGGQTWTTTPNASPWTDVDGVVADGTNTCETYRDEALGEDGTVCTDYAAGAFEPARNVSQLIGTQVTILDPRYSPTTDSILQEDGSFLYPDDERNPSKFFIVYETGDNSTVAEGEATPLNLYYSRAINWGDEYDLADIDDDDIGDTFDWLENKKKYHSGEGSITANPGGTFFYAVWNQWQEDKHENVFDSDAIFRRVLYLDEDCEGEDCITPPPVDDDDGEDSGGGGGAKPKKR, via the coding sequence ATGAAAGTCAGAATTTTGGCGATCGTTTCGATGATGCTGGTGACGGTGTCAGCGTTTGCTGATGATGGCGAACTCTTTCGCCGGAACGTATCCAAAACCCCGGACCTGGAGACCGAACACGCCTACATCAAAATGCTGGAACTTTATGTACCGGCGCAGAAATCCGATGGCACCCTGCTGGAAAAAATCGAATACAAGGATGCCGAAGGCGCTATTGCCGATGAACGCACCATGGCCAAACCGCTGATCGCTTTTTATCAGGACGGTCTGACGGTGCCTGTGCCCGATGTGGGATTTCCCGGTCACAATCATCACGACATTTACGGCGCAGTCAGTTTGGATGACGGCGCAACCTGGAAGCGGACCAACCTCTCAAAGTCGGGTGATCTGAGTTCCTTCACTCTGAAAGACGGTACAAAATATCCCGGCGGCGTGGTCCGCCTTTTTGCCGCGTCTGCCGGCAAAAAGGTGCTGGCGGTCTGGGCCAGCCGCTATGCCAGAGGCGGCAGTCCGAATTATGCAATGGATGATACCCAGCGTGGGGCATTGGCCACATATCTGGGAATCGACGTCGAAGACCTCTATCTGAATGACCTTTTCGGCGTCAGTGGCTCCCAGGGATCATCGGACTTCGCTGATGAAGGCTACCCTACCGTGGGCGAGGTTCCGTACTGCGCCCTGTGGACGGCCCGGGGGACTCTTGAAGAGGTTCTTGATGAAAACGGTACGGCAACGCATAAGATTGTCTGGCGCAAGGCCGAGCGGCTGACCTCCGGTGTGCGCGATGCCCATCGTATGGAAGCAGCAGCAGTTGAAGGCGCAGGTTTTATCGTTACCTGGCAGGAAGATCCCGAAGGTCTCCGCCCCGGAAAGGGTGAAGGCCCGGGGGAAGGCTGGAGCGGTGCTATCGCCCACCATCAGACGGACATCTGGTATTCTTACATTTCCTGGGATAATTTTGACTTTGTCAGCGAAGACGGATCATACAGCAGTCCCATCTCACTTGCAGAGTATGAGAAAACGACCATTCCGTCAGTTGGCATTCCCATGTCCATTCCTGTGCGTATTACCGACAATGCAATGTGTCAAAATGGCGTAGATAATGAAGACGACCTCTACTGCTCTGCGGATTTCAACGGCAATGGTGCGGCGGATTTCTGTGCAAGCACAGTTACCGTAACCATCGAAACACCTGAAGGCCCGGTCCAAGACATCGAACTCTGTGTTACCGAAAATGGTCGCCTGCTGCGGGGCAATATTGCGGCCACACGGGCGCGAGTCAATCTTCAGGGGTATGACTCGGATGATGACGGTGTCAATGACAGCGCCTGGGTCGTGGTCGCCTATGAGGAGTCCAAGGGACTCGGCGAAGAGGAGGATCTGGACCCCAATGACCTGATTGAAAAAGTCGATATGGGCAAGAACATCTGGTATCATACTTTTGACATGTTCACGCCCGAACTGGTTTCTCAGGGCATGATACTCAACCAACCGGCGGTCTATCCAGATGACTGGACTGTCGTCGGAGGCAGACTTAAGGAAAATAACGATTGGGGATATCGATTCATGCAGATCGATCCCGATCCGATTTACGAGGAGCAAGCCAGCCTGGAATCTACCCTGTATCAAGCCGAAATTGCCCGCCGTTTCAGCCTCATCTCCCAGTCTGCGGCAGAAGCCGGTCCCTCCGGCACCGTGGCCTTTGCCATGTGGAAACAGGGGATCATCCGCCAGGGCGGTCCGGCAGATGTCATGGCCCGGCGCTTTGTGCTGCCGGATGACTTTAACCCGGCAGAAGACAACCCCTTTGACTACGCCAATATGGAATGCGGCACATGGGCTTTCCCACTTGATGCAGACGGAAAACCTACAAATCCCCGCTACGTCAAGGGCCTCTGTGTGGAATCGGCCATCAATCTGTCGGGAACTTCCATAGTGACCTGTGACACCGGAAGCGAGGATTGTGCTGCCGATTTCCCGTGGAACGAATACTTTGACGATATTGCAGGGGGAACGGTGTTAGCCAAAATGACTGAATGGTCACAGAGCGGGCCGGATTTCAATGCCGATATTTCAATTGATAATATCGGAAATTTGGATGATACGACATGGGAGAATCCCTACGAGGTGGCCAAGGGCCATCGGGGCTTTATGAGTGGCGATTTTATCATGGTGCTGTATGCATGGTCCCCCAACTGGCTGGCCAACACCGTGGGGCATGACACTTACAACCTCTATGTGCGCCGTTCCTTTGACGGCGGGCAAACTTGGACAACTACGCCCAATGCCTCGCCCTGGACAGATGTGGACGGCGTTGTTGCAGATGGCACCAACACCTGCGAAACTTACCGCGACGAAGCACTTGGTGAAGATGGAACAGTCTGCACAGATTACGCTGCCGGAGCGTTTGAACCGGCCCGAAACGTCTCCCAGCTCATCGGCACCCAGGTGACGATTCTTGACCCCAGATACTCCCCGACCACGGACAGCATTCTTCAGGAGGACGGTTCTTTCCTCTATCCTGATGACGAACGCAATCCCTCAAAATTCTTCATTGTCTATGAAACCGGCGACAACTCCACCGTGGCTGAGGGCGAAGCCACTCCGCTGAATCTGTACTACAGCCGGGCAATCAACTGGGGCGATGAATACGATCTGGCGGACATCGACGATGATGATATCGGTGACACCTTCGACTGGCTTGAAAACAAAAAGAAATATCATTCCGGTGAAGGCAGTATCACCGCCAATCCGGGAGGCACTTTCTTCTACGCTGTCTGGAACCAGTGGCAGGAAGACAAACACGAAAATGTATTCGACAGCGACGCCATCTTCCGCCGGGTGCTGTACCTGGATGAGGATTGTGAAGGCGAAGACTGCATTACACCGCCACCGGTTGATGATGATGATGGCGAAGACAGCGGCGGCGGTGGGGGGGCCAAGCCGAAAAAACGGTAA
- a CDS encoding phosphoribosylanthranilate isomerase — protein MNGILVQIYEIQTRAEAERLVALGVDRIGSVLTSETDWKHPAIRETLDYVARTPARSSLIPLFNTPDAVFRALAYYRPYMVHFCETLADENGISGICGDLIKLQKSVKGKFPDIRIMRSIPIARPGKGNRVPSLELARMFEPVSDFFLTDTLILAESDKPSSEQQQPVSGFVGITGKTCDWDVAAALVRTSRIPVILAGGLGPENVADGIARTAPAGVDSCTETNAVDGNGRPIRFRKDMEKVRRFVAAARNCGGGVQGN, from the coding sequence ATGAATGGAATACTTGTTCAGATTTACGAAATTCAGACACGGGCAGAAGCGGAAAGGCTGGTGGCGCTCGGTGTGGATCGCATCGGGAGCGTGCTGACATCGGAAACAGACTGGAAGCACCCGGCCATCCGGGAGACCCTTGACTACGTCGCCCGGACGCCTGCCAGAAGCAGTCTGATCCCGCTTTTTAACACGCCGGACGCCGTCTTCCGGGCATTGGCCTATTACCGGCCATACATGGTCCATTTCTGTGAGACCCTTGCGGATGAAAACGGTATTTCCGGAATCTGCGGCGATTTGATAAAATTGCAGAAAAGTGTTAAGGGAAAATTTCCTGACATCAGAATTATGCGCTCCATCCCCATTGCCCGACCCGGCAAGGGAAACCGTGTGCCCAGCCTGGAACTGGCCCGCATGTTCGAGCCGGTAAGCGATTTCTTCCTGACCGACACCCTCATTCTGGCAGAATCCGACAAACCGTCATCAGAGCAGCAGCAGCCGGTCAGCGGCTTTGTGGGCATTACCGGGAAGACCTGCGACTGGGACGTGGCCGCAGCGCTGGTGCGGACCAGCCGCATCCCTGTGATTCTGGCCGGGGGGCTGGGGCCGGAAAATGTGGCGGACGGCATTGCCAGGACCGCTCCGGCCGGCGTGGACAGTTGCACGGAAACCAATGCGGTGGATGGCAATGGCAGGCCGATCCGGTTCAGGAAGGATATGGAAAAGGTCCGGCGCTTTGTGGCGGCAGCCCGCAACTGCGGAGGCGGCGTGCAGGGAAACTGA